In Pseudanabaena yagii GIHE-NHR1, the following proteins share a genomic window:
- a CDS encoding glucose-6-phosphate isomerase, which yields MNSAVDLWQRYQDWLYYHSELGIYLDISRVRFTPDFVTQIQPKFVKAFADMKALESGAIANPDEQRMVGHYWLRSPEIAPTEELRKDITETLDRIEEFTQKVHAGTIHPPTASKFTDILSIGIGGSALGPQFVAQALAKADVPLKISFIDNSDPDGIDLVLDLLGDRLSTTLVLVISKSGGTPEAANGMKEAEFAFQKAGLDFAKQAIAITGVGSALEKYAIGNGWLDTFPMYDWIGGRTSELSAVGLVPAALQGINIREMLRGANLMDAATRVENLRQNPAALLAMSWYFASNGKGEKDMVILPYKDRLLLFSRYLQQLVMESLGKEKDLDGNLVYQGIAVYGNKGSTDQHAYVQQLREGVPNFFATFIEVLQDSAKPHPEVEEGVVTGDYLLGFLQGTRSALYENGRDSITVTIPIVSELTIGALIALYERAVSFYASLVNINAYHQPGVEAGKKAGAKVLALQKKMMSALKSSTISLSLGEIADKIGAPDEIESLYHIARHLHANCKLLLEGDLAQPSTLRIMLLE from the coding sequence ATGAATTCGGCTGTGGATCTATGGCAACGGTACCAAGACTGGCTGTATTACCATTCAGAGCTAGGTATATACTTGGATATCAGTCGGGTAAGGTTTACGCCAGACTTTGTAACACAGATCCAACCTAAATTTGTTAAAGCTTTCGCGGATATGAAGGCTTTGGAATCTGGCGCGATCGCCAACCCTGACGAACAACGCATGGTTGGGCATTATTGGTTGAGATCGCCAGAAATTGCCCCCACTGAGGAATTGCGTAAAGACATTACCGAAACCCTTGATCGTATTGAGGAATTCACCCAAAAAGTTCATGCAGGGACTATTCATCCACCGACTGCATCTAAATTTACCGATATTTTATCGATTGGTATCGGGGGATCAGCATTAGGTCCCCAATTTGTCGCTCAGGCTCTCGCTAAAGCTGATGTCCCTCTCAAAATTAGCTTTATTGATAACTCTGATCCCGATGGCATTGACCTAGTGCTTGATCTATTAGGCGATCGCCTCAGTACGACTCTTGTGTTGGTTATTTCTAAATCTGGTGGTACACCTGAAGCCGCCAATGGCATGAAAGAAGCAGAATTTGCCTTTCAAAAAGCAGGCTTAGATTTTGCGAAACAAGCGATCGCGATTACGGGTGTTGGTAGTGCTTTAGAAAAATATGCGATCGGCAATGGCTGGCTTGACACCTTCCCCATGTATGACTGGATCGGTGGTAGAACTTCAGAACTATCCGCAGTGGGCTTAGTGCCTGCTGCCCTGCAAGGTATTAATATTCGTGAAATGTTACGAGGGGCAAACTTGATGGATGCCGCAACTCGTGTAGAAAACCTTCGCCAAAACCCTGCGGCGTTACTCGCGATGTCATGGTACTTTGCTAGCAATGGCAAAGGCGAAAAAGATATGGTCATTCTGCCCTACAAAGATCGGCTTTTGCTATTTAGTCGCTATTTACAACAGCTAGTCATGGAATCTCTCGGCAAAGAGAAAGATCTTGACGGCAATTTGGTTTATCAGGGGATTGCTGTCTATGGCAACAAAGGTTCCACCGACCAACATGCCTATGTGCAGCAACTCCGTGAAGGTGTTCCGAACTTCTTTGCTACTTTTATCGAAGTCCTGCAAGATTCGGCAAAACCACACCCCGAGGTAGAAGAAGGAGTAGTCACAGGAGATTATTTACTAGGTTTCCTGCAAGGTACAAGGAGCGCCCTCTACGAAAATGGTCGCGACTCGATTACGGTCACAATACCCATTGTTTCTGAACTCACAATTGGTGCATTAATTGCGCTGTATGAACGCGCTGTCAGTTTCTATGCGTCGCTCGTGAATATCAATGCCTACCACCAACCTGGAGTCGAAGCAGGTAAAAAGGCAGGAGCCAAGGTATTAGCCTTACAAAAGAAAATGATGAGCGCCTTAAAGTCATCTACTATATCTCTTTCGCTAGGCGAGATTGCTGACAAAATCGGTGCTCCAGATGAAATTGAGTCTTTGTATCACATTGCCCGTCATCTTCATGCCAACTGTAAACTCTTATTAGAAGGAGATCTTGCTCAACCCA
- the queF gene encoding preQ(1) synthase — translation MTVKYGEQAIAEATLTTFPNPRIGRDYSVQITLPEFTCKCPFSGYPDFATIYITYTPNQVLVELKAIKLYINSYRDRFISHEESVNQILDDFVKAGDPLRINVKGDFSPRGNVHTVVEVNYTKPITD, via the coding sequence ATGACTGTTAAGTACGGCGAACAGGCGATCGCAGAAGCAACTCTCACAACTTTTCCAAACCCTAGAATTGGCAGAGACTATAGCGTTCAGATCACATTACCTGAATTCACTTGTAAATGCCCATTCTCAGGCTATCCCGACTTTGCCACCATTTACATTACCTATACCCCCAACCAAGTACTGGTTGAACTTAAAGCAATTAAGCTTTATATCAATAGCTATCGCGATCGCTTCATTTCCCACGAGGAATCAGTCAACCAAATTTTGGATGATTTTGTTAAAGCGGGTGATCCTCTTAGAATTAATGTCAAAGGTGACTTTAGTCCTCGTGGTAACGTGCATACAGTAGTAGAAGTCAATTACACAAAGCCAATTACTGACTAA
- a CDS encoding creatininase family protein, with amino-acid sequence MNHFPNHRYFAYLTSPAIASMTNKENVVIIQPMGAIEQHGAHLPLIVDAAISIGVLARALDKLDPAIPAYALPPLYYGKSNEHSTFAGTITMSTQTMLAVLTDIAESVYRAGFRKLALMNSHGGQPQILEIVARDLHDKYSDLMIFPLFTWRVPNVAKDLLTAKELEFGIHGGDAETSLMLALLPEQVDMDKAVTEYPYGLPEQSMLSMEGANPFAWVTRDLTKSGVLGDARVATREKGEKILASLVDGWTELIEDIYKFEQPKAYGNHLL; translated from the coding sequence ATGAATCACTTTCCAAATCATCGCTATTTTGCTTACCTTACTTCACCTGCGATCGCATCTATGACCAATAAAGAGAATGTAGTAATTATTCAGCCGATGGGAGCGATCGAGCAGCATGGCGCACATTTACCATTGATTGTTGATGCCGCAATTAGTATTGGGGTATTGGCAAGGGCTTTAGACAAGTTAGATCCCGCCATTCCTGCCTATGCTTTGCCACCTCTGTACTATGGCAAATCCAATGAGCATAGTACCTTTGCGGGAACGATTACGATGAGTACGCAGACCATGCTGGCGGTACTAACAGATATTGCTGAAAGTGTCTATCGGGCAGGCTTTCGGAAATTAGCTTTGATGAATTCTCATGGAGGGCAGCCGCAGATTTTGGAAATAGTCGCTCGCGATCTGCATGATAAATATTCAGATTTGATGATTTTTCCTCTCTTTACTTGGCGCGTTCCTAATGTGGCGAAGGATTTATTAACCGCAAAGGAATTGGAATTTGGAATTCATGGTGGGGATGCGGAAACTAGCTTGATGTTAGCGCTTTTGCCTGAACAGGTAGACATGGACAAAGCCGTAACAGAATATCCCTACGGATTACCTGAGCAAAGTATGCTGAGTATGGAGGGGGCAAATCCCTTTGCATGGGTGACGCGAGATTTGACTAAGAGTGGGGTTTTGGGTGATGCTAGGGTGGCAACTAGAGAAAAGGGAGAAAAGATTTTGGCTTCTTTAGTTGATGGTTGGACAGAATTGATCGAAGATATCTATAAATTTGAGCAACCTAAGGCTTATGGCAATCATCTCCTCTAA
- a CDS encoding Uma2 family endonuclease yields MNALTISLESVIDLTDEQFFQLCRKNSDLRFERNAQGDITVMAPEGGETGMRSASITTDLGIWNRQTKLGVTFGSSTGFKLPNGSDRSPDASWILKERWEALTTEQRSRFAPICPDFVIELMSPSDNLKVTQAKMQEYQDNGARLGWLINRKDREVEIYRIGKPKDVLQNPSSLSGEDVLPEFVLSLAEIW; encoded by the coding sequence ATGAATGCTTTAACGATCAGCCTAGAGTCTGTAATCGATCTTACCGATGAACAGTTCTTTCAACTTTGTCGCAAAAATAGTGACCTTAGGTTCGAGCGCAATGCTCAAGGAGATATTACCGTCATGGCTCCAGAGGGTGGCGAAACAGGGATGCGTAGTGCTAGCATCACCACCGATTTAGGAATTTGGAATCGCCAAACTAAGTTAGGCGTTACTTTTGGCTCGTCCACAGGTTTTAAACTTCCTAATGGTAGCGATCGCTCTCCTGATGCCTCATGGATCTTGAAAGAGCGATGGGAAGCTTTAACGACCGAACAGCGATCACGATTTGCGCCAATTTGTCCAGACTTTGTGATTGAACTGATGTCGCCTAGTGATAACTTGAAGGTCACGCAAGCGAAGATGCAGGAATATCAAGACAATGGCGCAAGGCTAGGTTGGCTGATTAATCGCAAAGATCGCGAAGTGGAAATCTATCGTATTGGGAAGCCTAAGGACGTTTTGCAAAATCCGAGTTCTCTCTCTGGAGAAGATGTTTTACCTGAGTTTGTGTTGAGCCTTGCGGAAATTTGGTAA
- a CDS encoding S9 family peptidase: MVMSPYGSWKSPISSDLIVSSSIRLGAIAIDGGYVYWNEGRPTEGGRNVIMRYDSEGKYREMTPTTLNVRSLVHEYGGGEYLVDDGRIYFSNFSDRCVYRKVGGSSCKPLTTESAYRYADFVWNRLYGKLICVREDHTAGGEPINTLVAVNTSNGEDIQVLVTGADFYASPCLNPMGDKLAWISWNHPNMPWDGTELWVADLVETEVGVIAIQNAQLVAGSEQESIFQPRWSPDGNLYFVSDRTGWWNLYRAADDLTIQALAPMEAEFGLPQWVFGMSTYDFTGDGKILCSYTQHGKSHLAILDPANLEAGLQEIALPFTSISGIQCEGDRAVFHGGSATEPTAIVLLDITKGTWQKVRVASDLQLDSDYISAAQPVEFPTENGKTAHGLFYPPKNKDFQAEPNEKPPLLVKSHGGPTASTSGSLSLGIQYWTSRGFAVLDVNYGGSTGYGREYRDRLKGNWGVVDVDDCANGAKFLADKGLVDGDRLAISGGSAGGYTTLCALTFRDDFKAGASHYGICDLEALATDTHKFESRYLDSLIGKYPEQKDLYIQRSPIHFTDKLSCAIAFFQGLEDKVVPPNQAEMMVEALRKKGLPVAYVPFEGEQHGFRKAENIKRALDGEFYFYSQIFGFIPADEIEAIAIENAK, from the coding sequence ATGGTAATGTCTCCCTACGGTTCTTGGAAATCGCCGATTAGTTCTGATTTGATTGTTTCGAGCAGTATTCGCCTCGGTGCGATCGCCATTGATGGTGGTTATGTCTATTGGAATGAGGGCAGACCAACGGAAGGGGGGCGCAATGTGATTATGCGCTACGACAGCGAAGGTAAATATCGCGAGATGACTCCTACCACCTTAAATGTGCGATCACTAGTTCACGAATATGGCGGCGGCGAATATTTGGTAGATGATGGCAGAATCTATTTCTCGAACTTTAGCGATCGCTGTGTCTATCGCAAAGTTGGCGGTAGCTCTTGCAAACCTTTAACCACTGAGAGTGCTTATCGTTATGCAGATTTTGTGTGGAATCGGCTCTATGGCAAATTGATTTGTGTGCGCGAAGACCACACCGCAGGTGGTGAACCGATTAATACCTTAGTAGCGGTAAATACCAGCAATGGGGAAGATATTCAAGTCTTAGTTACGGGTGCAGATTTCTATGCTTCGCCTTGCTTGAATCCTATGGGTGACAAGCTGGCATGGATTAGTTGGAATCATCCAAATATGCCTTGGGATGGAACGGAACTATGGGTTGCCGATTTAGTGGAAACGGAAGTAGGGGTTATCGCCATTCAGAATGCACAATTAGTGGCTGGCAGTGAACAGGAATCGATCTTTCAGCCTCGCTGGTCGCCCGATGGCAATCTCTATTTTGTTAGCGATCGCACGGGTTGGTGGAATCTCTATCGCGCCGCAGATGATCTGACAATTCAAGCCCTTGCACCAATGGAAGCCGAATTTGGCTTACCACAGTGGGTCTTCGGGATGTCCACCTATGACTTTACAGGCGACGGGAAAATCCTCTGCTCTTACACACAGCATGGCAAGTCCCATTTAGCAATTCTCGATCCTGCGAATCTTGAAGCAGGTTTACAAGAAATTGCATTACCCTTTACTTCCATTTCAGGCATCCAGTGCGAAGGCGATCGCGCTGTCTTTCATGGTGGCTCAGCAACGGAACCAACAGCGATCGTGTTGCTAGATATTACCAAGGGAACTTGGCAAAAAGTGCGAGTTGCTTCCGACTTGCAACTTGACTCCGACTATATTTCGGCGGCTCAGCCTGTGGAATTCCCTACCGAGAACGGAAAGACGGCTCATGGTTTATTCTATCCACCCAAAAATAAAGACTTCCAAGCAGAACCTAATGAGAAACCACCACTACTAGTCAAAAGTCATGGAGGCCCGACCGCATCCACTTCAGGCAGTTTGAGCCTCGGTATTCAATATTGGACAAGTCGCGGCTTTGCGGTACTAGATGTCAACTATGGGGGCAGCACAGGCTATGGTCGCGAATATCGCGATCGCCTCAAGGGTAATTGGGGCGTTGTCGATGTGGATGACTGCGCCAATGGGGCGAAATTCCTTGCGGATAAAGGTTTAGTCGATGGCGATCGCTTAGCAATTTCGGGCGGTAGTGCGGGCGGCTATACCACCCTTTGCGCCTTGACTTTTCGCGATGATTTCAAAGCAGGGGCAAGTCATTACGGCATTTGTGATTTGGAAGCTCTAGCCACTGACACCCATAAATTTGAATCGCGCTATCTCGATAGTCTGATCGGCAAATATCCCGAACAAAAGGATTTATATATTCAGCGATCGCCCATTCATTTCACCGATAAGCTATCCTGCGCGATCGCCTTTTTCCAAGGCTTAGAAGATAAAGTTGTCCCGCCCAATCAAGCGGAAATGATGGTGGAGGCTTTACGCAAAAAGGGTTTGCCCGTTGCCTACGTTCCCTTTGAAGGTGAGCAGCACGGCTTCCGTAAAGCCGAAAATATCAAACGCGCCCTTGATGGTGAGTTCTATTTCTATTCCCAGATCTTTGGATTTATCCCTGCCGATGAGATTGAGGCGATCGCAATTGAAAATGCTAAATAG
- the hpf gene encoding ribosome hibernation-promoting factor, HPF/YfiA family, producing the protein MKLVIQGKNIEVTEAIREYVEQKIDKAVSHFQSLTTEVDVHLSVARNPRIASSQSAEVTVYANGSVIRAEEKTENLYASIDLVADKISRKLRKFKERKNDRAAAKTSVAVIEQPPVPLPNGNRVVELPNQVVRNKYFTMPAMSVDEALEHLELIDHDFYVFRNAETGDINVVYERNHGGYGVIQPHDVNKKH; encoded by the coding sequence ATGAAACTTGTAATTCAAGGCAAGAATATTGAAGTCACTGAAGCTATCCGCGAATATGTCGAGCAAAAGATTGACAAAGCGGTTAGCCATTTCCAATCGTTAACCACGGAGGTAGATGTACATCTATCTGTGGCTCGTAATCCTCGCATTGCGTCAAGTCAATCGGCGGAAGTAACAGTCTATGCCAATGGATCTGTAATCCGTGCCGAGGAAAAGACTGAGAATTTGTATGCCAGTATTGACCTAGTTGCTGACAAGATTTCACGCAAGTTGCGGAAATTTAAGGAGCGCAAGAATGATCGTGCTGCGGCAAAGACTAGCGTTGCCGTTATTGAGCAGCCTCCTGTACCACTTCCCAATGGTAATCGTGTGGTTGAACTGCCCAATCAGGTCGTGCGAAATAAATACTTCACAATGCCTGCCATGTCAGTGGATGAAGCACTGGAGCATTTGGAGTTGATTGATCATGATTTTTATGTTTTTCGCAATGCAGAAACAGGGGATATCAACGTTGTGTATGAACGCAATCATGGTGGCTATGGTGTAATTCAACCCCATGATGTCAACAAGAAACATTAA
- the ruvB gene encoding Holliday junction branch migration DNA helicase RuvB, whose translation MAIISSKPSPNPDGDRNGNQVDDQTAQNSAPIPEKSLGKAATQKSTRRSKKATPSPEIEQALDLLQAEATPEEKIADQLAKDDSAAAAQVGADINIRPKNLQDYIGQKDLKELLHIAIAAAKSRSSALDHLLLYGPPGLGKTSLALIIAQEMGVQCKITSAPALERPRDVAGLLVSLQQGDILFIDEIHRLPNVTEEILYPAMEDYRLDITIGKGQGARIRSVQLNKFTLIGATTRIGALSSPLRDRFGFVQHFRFYEQDELTQIVSRSAKILSTPIDDDGAVAIAARSRGTPRIANRLLKRVRDYAEVKAKGEQITGAIAESALELFNVDPKGLDWIDRKLLTVLIENFNGGPAGLDTLAAATGEDAHTIEEVYEPYLLQIGYINRTPRGRVATAAAWKHLGYPVQTAIAGLL comes from the coding sequence ATGGCAATCATCTCCTCTAAACCGAGTCCAAATCCTGATGGCGATCGTAATGGCAATCAGGTGGACGATCAAACTGCTCAAAATTCTGCGCCAATCCCTGAAAAATCTCTTGGAAAGGCTGCTACCCAAAAATCAACCCGTCGTAGTAAAAAAGCTACACCATCGCCCGAAATAGAACAGGCGTTGGATTTACTGCAAGCAGAGGCAACTCCAGAGGAGAAAATAGCAGATCAACTAGCGAAAGATGATTCGGCGGCGGCGGCTCAAGTTGGTGCGGATATCAATATCCGTCCTAAAAATCTGCAAGATTATATTGGACAAAAAGATTTAAAGGAATTGCTTCATATTGCGATCGCAGCAGCAAAGTCACGCTCATCAGCCCTCGATCATTTGTTACTCTATGGTCCCCCCGGATTAGGGAAAACTTCTCTGGCTCTGATCATTGCTCAGGAAATGGGCGTACAATGCAAAATTACTTCTGCTCCTGCCCTTGAGCGTCCCCGTGATGTCGCTGGCTTGTTGGTTTCTCTACAACAAGGCGATATTCTCTTTATTGATGAAATCCATCGTTTGCCCAATGTGACGGAAGAGATTCTCTATCCTGCGATGGAAGATTATCGCCTTGATATTACGATTGGCAAGGGGCAAGGGGCAAGGATTCGCAGTGTGCAGCTCAACAAATTTACACTGATTGGTGCGACTACTAGAATCGGTGCTTTGTCTTCCCCATTGCGCGATCGCTTTGGGTTTGTGCAACATTTCCGTTTCTATGAGCAGGATGAACTAACGCAAATTGTGTCGCGCAGTGCCAAGATTTTGTCAACACCAATTGATGATGATGGGGCTGTGGCGATCGCCGCAAGATCGAGGGGTACGCCTCGGATTGCCAATCGTCTCTTAAAACGAGTGCGGGACTATGCCGAAGTCAAGGCAAAGGGTGAACAAATTACAGGTGCGATCGCGGAATCGGCGCTGGAATTGTTTAATGTCGATCCCAAAGGATTAGATTGGATTGATCGCAAGTTGCTAACGGTATTAATCGAAAACTTTAATGGTGGTCCCGCAGGTTTGGATACCTTGGCGGCGGCGACGGGTGAGGATGCTCATACGATTGAAGAAGTGTATGAGCCATATCTATTGCAAATTGGCTATATCAATCGCACCCCACGAGGTCGAGTAGCCACAGCAGCAGCATGGAAGCATTTGGGCTATCCTGTGCAAACTGCGATCGCAGGTTTGTTATAA
- a CDS encoding ExbD/TolR family protein: protein MRIRKKYQSSASAEINLTALLDVVFSILAFFILLSSALIVPSRIGVDLPVSDRNGNTDQNTSNLKSEDIFLITLDPNGQMLSNGKLIASQKLEQDIRQFLATSSKGVVVLSADNVNVSYQLVINRLAELRGIAGNRVAIATSKSS, encoded by the coding sequence ATGAGAATTCGCAAGAAATATCAATCATCGGCTAGTGCAGAAATCAATCTGACAGCTTTGTTGGATGTGGTTTTCTCGATCTTGGCATTTTTTATCTTGCTATCATCAGCCCTAATCGTACCTAGCCGCATTGGCGTTGATTTGCCAGTTAGCGATCGCAATGGTAATACTGATCAAAACACATCTAATCTCAAATCTGAAGATATTTTTTTAATCACCCTTGATCCTAATGGTCAAATGCTCTCTAATGGCAAATTGATCGCTTCTCAAAAGTTAGAACAGGATATTCGGCAGTTCTTAGCAACATCTTCAAAGGGGGTCGTTGTCCTAAGTGCAGATAATGTTAATGTCTCCTACCAACTAGTAATTAATCGTCTTGCTGAGCTTAGAGGTATTGCAGGCAATCGTGTAGCGATCGCCACTTCTAAATCTTCATGA
- a CDS encoding ArnT family glycosyltransferase, giving the protein MQLNISKLNFLSNKKPWLVFIFFTLLVVVLRWSSFYRTVIDWDESLYLLVAKAWADGNPPYTAIWDNKPPGIYLIFLAAITTLGHSVIPIRIFACVFIATTSFFLSKIGSLVEKNGNIIGLLAGVLYAIATLSNGGLAANTEIFFTTFVAIAIYIFFSHNFYDEEITHTKYTTLFGVGFLLGIAFEIKYVVLFDFIALSLILMSTLIFKVQSHKKYWLIVKTFSVLILGFTLPFIAFSFYFWVIGHFDEYFYANFTANKLRTIDIQFSFIEPFKAIYQKSRIDIIIWLSMPFLTVICFSITKKNNHIISTISVREKWLLSSLMFWMFTILMGIYITLRGSFYGHYFIQVLPILCFVVAYILINLIFGSREIGQITIKQYMILGFLLALLIGNPGTFRALESSVKYIYFRNIQGFEEWGDTAALISKYLKNKVNSNDYIYVVNEVPIVYFLTNTKTPTRYAFPPFLFIQSDLPNITGVEPHEELDLILQKRPLYIIKWMSFGDSHYVGINKIFLNKLDQALSENYQFETSIDNLGLYRLKNRT; this is encoded by the coding sequence ATGCAACTTAACATAAGCAAGTTAAATTTTTTATCAAATAAAAAGCCTTGGTTAGTATTTATATTTTTTACTCTGTTAGTTGTTGTTCTTCGCTGGTCTAGTTTTTATCGAACAGTTATTGATTGGGATGAAAGTTTATACCTATTGGTTGCAAAAGCTTGGGCTGATGGTAATCCTCCATACACAGCAATCTGGGATAACAAACCACCTGGGATTTATTTAATTTTTTTAGCTGCAATTACGACCTTAGGTCACTCTGTTATACCAATTAGAATTTTTGCTTGTGTGTTTATTGCAACTACAAGTTTTTTCTTAAGTAAAATAGGTAGTCTAGTAGAGAAAAATGGCAATATTATTGGATTACTAGCAGGCGTATTATATGCTATTGCAACTTTAAGTAATGGGGGGCTAGCAGCAAATACAGAAATATTTTTTACAACTTTTGTTGCGATCGCAATTTATATTTTTTTCTCTCATAACTTTTATGATGAAGAGATAACTCATACAAAATATACAACATTATTTGGAGTTGGATTTTTATTAGGGATTGCTTTTGAGATCAAGTATGTTGTTCTGTTTGACTTTATTGCACTGTCTTTGATTTTAATGTCTACACTGATCTTCAAAGTACAGTCACATAAAAAATACTGGTTAATAGTTAAAACATTTTCTGTTCTTATTTTAGGATTTACTCTACCTTTTATAGCTTTCTCTTTTTATTTCTGGGTGATTGGACATTTTGATGAATATTTTTATGCTAATTTTACGGCAAACAAACTAAGAACAATAGATATCCAATTCTCTTTCATAGAACCATTTAAAGCTATTTATCAAAAAAGCAGAATTGATATAATCATCTGGCTTTCTATGCCATTTTTAACTGTTATTTGCTTTTCGATCACTAAAAAAAACAACCATATTATATCGACAATATCAGTACGGGAGAAATGGCTATTATCTAGTTTGATGTTTTGGATGTTTACCATTTTGATGGGCATTTATATAACACTTAGAGGCTCTTTTTATGGTCATTACTTTATTCAGGTTTTACCAATTCTTTGCTTTGTGGTTGCTTATATTTTGATTAACCTGATCTTTGGTAGTAGAGAGATTGGTCAGATTACCATCAAGCAATATATGATCTTGGGATTCCTCTTAGCTTTGCTAATTGGTAATCCAGGAACATTTAGGGCTTTAGAATCTAGTGTTAAATATATATATTTTAGGAATATCCAAGGTTTTGAGGAATGGGGAGATACGGCAGCATTAATTTCTAAATATCTAAAGAACAAAGTTAATTCTAATGATTATATTTATGTTGTTAATGAAGTCCCGATAGTTTATTTCTTGACAAATACTAAAACACCTACTCGTTATGCCTTCCCACCTTTTTTGTTTATTCAATCTGACTTGCCTAATATTACAGGTGTTGAGCCTCATGAAGAACTTGATCTAATTTTGCAAAAGCGACCTTTATATATTATTAAATGGATGTCTTTTGGCGATAGTCATTATGTTGGCATAAACAAAATATTTTTAAATAAACTTGATCAAGCCCTTTCGGAGAATTACCAATTTGAGACTTCAATTGATAATCTTGGTTTATATCGATTAAAGAATCGGACTTAA